From the genome of Solanum pennellii chromosome 6, SPENNV200:
CGTTCAAATGTTTTTGCcttctttttttatatggagGAGACTTTGTCTAGTTATAACTCTTCCCTGTCAACTAGGTGAGCGAGAAAGAAAATACAGAATAAAACAGGCCGGCGTATACCATTTTATATCCCTATTTTCAAAGGCAACTTAAGTCATACACAGACATACATTATAAAAATCGGTATCTTTTCCTCAATAAAACTAGAGTTCTATTTTTCGCCGAATTCTCTTTATCTATCTTcttaagttataatttttataaataactttAAAGACTTATTATTTGTGGGTGTGGGGTGGTGGGTACAAAGCACATTTCAGTTCAAACACGTAATAGATTACTtatttataagaaataaatttcaGGAATTGACAATCTGCTAATTCAAACGGGCTCATACGTCTTAAGAGTGATTGACTGGTTAGAAGGCCATACTtgtttttacttaaatattccTCCTCTGTCACCTTCATTTCTTGAATCAGAGGGTATTTGAAAATAGTATTAGTATAAAACAAGAGCAATAACCAAAAAGCTTttgcctaaatttttttttcttttgggaagCGTGCAGTATTCATCAATTAATTGTTGATGGCAAAGATCAGCGATTTCATTCCGCAGACAAGGTTCATCTGGACTTATATGGGACGacaaatacttaacaggtgaacTGATCAAGCACCCAGTCAAACATAAAGAAGAAACTAACAAAACACGACTAGGAAAACCCAAAGAGGAAATGATGCTGCAGGTGAAGACTTCATCAACAACCATTGGATCCACAGGGAGGAGAGGATTCAATGGCGGTGGAGGGGTGAACCCGACGGCAGAGCCACCATCTCCTAAGGTTTTTGCATGTGGATTGTGCAGTGCTATTAATGGCAAAAAAGGTAAGTCCCACCGTCGACAACCAGGGGACCAATGACAAGTCTTCGAAAGCCAAGAGCTAGTTGGTTGCTTCTCTTGCCTCAATAGCATGGCATATAGATGCAATGGATCCATTGTAGTAGACTAGGATATAACAAAACAATTACTCCTACAAACTAGGCTCAGTTTATCACGACTTGTTGCGGTTATATAATATGAGAAGGTCCAGTAGTCAACTTATCATTTACCATGAGAAATATGATCACTCCAAACACAATAACCAGTCATCAATAGCGAATGAATTTTACAAGGAACGAACTTTGAATGCAATATGATTCTTGTTTAGCTTTGGTCCATAGTTTGGCTCAGAGGTACTTTCTTGCAAGGGCTCTAACTTTAGTATCAAAGTGAGAGGATGTGATGCGAGATCCTGGCAAATAGAGAGGATTCAAAAGTATCTGCAAGTTTTGCAGCAACAGATCAGTGAATTTCTATCTAAAAATACATAAAGCACATAGCTCACTTCAAAACAGGGCATGAAGAAGTAGCACATTACATTATCTATGAGCGTATAAATGAAAAAGTCACAATGAAAGAGGGTGGAATCAAAGCTCAATCTCTCAGTTTAAACATAAACTTTagaattttattcaattatgtACTTCTTGACTGCAACCATTTCTTTGgggaaaaaaaaatctaattttcacCACAATACAAGTTCAATTATATTTGCGcattacaaaattttgaattatcataCAGTTACCAACTAATTCATGGCTAAACAATTCCTCAAGCTGTACCATGCACCTTTAGAGCTAAACTTGACAAAACCAACGTATCTAAATATTAAGTTTTCAGTAGTTACATGAACCACTGTAGACCATGTGTTTCATTTATAGAAAAACAAATCCAAAAGATATCTTAGAAACACTGGAACAGTACCAGCCTAACAAACCAGTACATCCAGTGATGACTACCAAAAAGGTACTGATGCACGTCGGAAGAGTACTTTGTTGTGCTGCAACCCCAAAAGAGCAAGGCAAAGAGAACAAAAGACAAAGAAACTAATCATATCCGAGGAACTCCAAAATGAAATCTATAAAGCCCAATTGAACTTCATAGGATCAGAGATATTTAAACACTGCTGACATGAATTCAAGATGACTTCACAGCAACTGATCTTATTATAACATacgaaaaaaaatattccaaGAAATTCTTTTAATAGCCATGCCTACATACAGAAGTTTCTGCTTAAAAGAATCTCTTGGTATAGCTAGgaacacaaaaaataaagtaGAGAAGTTAATAAGAGCTCAGAATAGGTATGCAAAGATGTCAGCAGTCCCCCATCCCAAAGAGCAACAAAGTGAGGCCTTTACTAGGTTTGAGCAATtgattaaataaactaaaatgtaTGACCCCTGTGTTTTTTATGTCCTATAAGAAAGCATTCAGAAAAGGCTTTACCTTTATATATAGTTCATGGACCTCCTGGAAGAAGCTTTTTATCCCATCATCATTGCGAGAGTCATGAAGCAGCATCAATCGCGTATGTATGCTTGATTGGTCAAGGGGACAAAAAACAAAATGTTCACATTTGTAAAGTCAAACTGGTGATGCTGACAGTATGGTTCCCATATACAATACCATATTAACTTATCCAGCTACGAGAACATCTAAAACATGCATCTTCCTCTTATTCCATTTTCTACTTCTGATAGGTAAAAATATGCTACAGAGGGAGACAGTACAAGTCTGCCTTGTCATTCCAACTAGTATTAAACCAATGATAAGTAAAGAAGGTAAGATAATAAAAAACATCAGGAGATTTAGCCTTCAGGTGCTCGAAGTTAAGAGTTAACTATCATCACTGGCTACAGAATGGGATAAAGAAGACATAAATGTGGTTATGTGGACCAAATTCAGGACAAGATGGAGTTGTTGGGGGAATGGTCCTTTTCAAGATCATAAAGGTTAAGAAATATGGGTTATCTCTTCTTCCTAATTCTGATATGGCAAATCACTTCACACATCATTCCATATGCTCCTAATCTTCCACAAGAGGAGTCAACTGGAGAAAAACTGATAGGCAAATTCATCTGTGACACATGGAGCACTACTAAACAATGACTAGCTTTATAAGTAACCAGTTACCAccataaatcaaataatttcaGTACAAGAAGCAAGCTGTTGTATCGATTGTTAAGGAGAAATCCAGGTAAAACACAAGCTAGCACCATCATCTATTTTCTATAACCAAAACAGTGCTGTCACTAAGTACTGATTTACTATAACATATAAAGGATATGACCAGCAGTGACGTAAACAGAAACCACCAAATCATTGAATCTGTCAATTGATTTCAAGAACCTGGATGTAGAAAGAAGAATCACTATGAGGATGATGATTTCAAGAAACTTTACAATGGAAACTCACAATTAATGCCTTGATGACTAGGGGAAAGCAACCTTACATAGCACTTGTAGTCCATGCAAGGTCCTGGACAATATCCAATGCTGCATGTAATATAAACTGGTGCTGATGAGCAGCATCTTCTTTCTAGCATGCAAGTACAATATACAAAATCACCAAGCAACTACAACACTTGTCATCAATGACAGAAAGTAAAAAGATGTGCATACAGTTTGACAATGGCGGCAAAGACTGTACAGTCCACACTATAAATTCAAATGCATTATAACTACCTCATTAAAAATCTCGCGAGCAAACTTTACATAATTCACATTATGACGTAAAACTGTCAAAGTTTCTTTATATAAGATATTGCTTATGTTGTGACTTGTGATTTAAGGTGAGATGGAAACTAGTGACTGAACATAATccaaaaaggaacaaaacaagaaaaaagaacCCAGATACTAATAAGCACTGTAGTTAATCTCTTAACCTTAAGACGGTATGATCTCTACATATAGAAATATTATTCCTCACCGAAAACCCAATTCTGATCCTCCAGTAAAAccaaagagagaaaaaattgaCATATAAAAATCAGTTGTTTTAGATCAGCTTTACACAGCATTTCTTTATCTGTGCTACCATATAGAGAGCAATATTCACTCGATTGTAAATAGTTTTCGAAGATTCAAAAGAGGTTTATGTACGTTTCCCATTAATCAGATTCAAAGTGATGCAAAACTAGAAATCTCTACTAGCATGATCAGAGCTAACCTTTAAACTGaggcaacaacaacaacaacaacaacaacaacatgccCAGTGTAATAGTCCGGAGAGCTACTCCTACCTCAGGAGGCAGAGAGGCTGTTTCCATACACCCTCTGCTCAAacatttaattgaaaaaaaaaaagtagagcAAAGGTCAATTACCTTTGGCGCAGTGCCAACTTCAGCTTCATAGATAGGGATATCATTCCTGCTTACAATCATAAAACATGCTGTGCTTGCCATTTTCCTTTAAATTTTCGGATCCCTAAATCCCTTCAAATACAAAACTGAATCAAACTCACATTTTAAGTACACATTAGATTAAAACTTCAGTGATCTCAATATCAATTAAGATCAACTAATGATAAATTTTGAATCTACGGAAATctagaagagaaagaaagagtACTTACAGCTCGATTTCGAGAAGAGATCGCGAGGAGTTCGCCGAAAAACGGGACGAAGAAGTTCGCAGAGAAGGCAGAGTGCCGTAAGAAGAAACTCTGCTGTAGTGAAAGTTGGGCCTGTAATCATCTGGAGTTCGGATCTAAATGTTCAGGCCActccatttttcaaaaaatggcCACTTTTAGGACGACTATTTAATACAGAGTCAAAATTTGtactatgttttaaaaaataatgtcgGTAActctttcatttaaattttcGCATTATATGCTTGAAATCACTAAatcaaaaagatattttaatatattttacatatctTAAATATAAACATATCTTCGCACGTAATTAAGTTTTTACGATATCCTGTTCATACTAACAAAAAATAGCTAGCGCCTAGTAGTAATGGGATTGAATTATTTGCTCAAATCTATTATACAATATTGCCAATATAGGAAATTcccaaattcttttttaattactttcttGGAACCTTCCTTTCATAACTATTATAGTAGTGATGCAAACATAGAAATGACCTTGAATATTGTCAAGTTTATTACACATTATAAATTCCTTAAAGTTTTtcagtttaattaattaacagaATTAGAAGGGGGAGCTGATCGATCATGAGATTTTATAATGTTTCTATTTTTGCATCACTACTATATAATACTATATTTTCCTTCTTGCTTTTTGTAAATGTGAACAGTTTTGATTCCTTCATTCAGTTCCCCACATTGGAAGATTCAAGAGGCAAATCAGTATCCCTTATTTACGTGAATGAATTTGGAGCCAAAGGAGATGGCATCACCGATGACACTAAGGTAATTCCTTTTATTCGGGTCGAACCATTAATATTTGCGCTCACATAATAATATATCCGATCAAAGGATGGACGCTCTTaggaataaatataaaaaaaaaagaaaacaaattaacATGATATGTGTATCTAAGAgaatttgatattttgattaGAGTAGGAGTAGCGTTGTGCTTTATCATAGTCATGAGTCTATTTATAGTTGCGACTGTTAATTAATGCTGGTACTTGCCTTTGCCTTTTATGTATGTATTTTACAGATTTTTCAACATGTTTGGAAAAGGGCGTGTGCTTCATTCTTAAGACCAAAAATTATAATCCCAATTGGATATTCATTCTTAGTTCAACCAATTGATTTTGTTGGGCCATGCAGATCAAAGATTTCTCTAATagtaagtatttatttatactaAAGTCTTAAACAATACTAAAGTTTTGCAACAtagatatataatatttgttgcAATTAAAACTACAGATTGAAGGTTCAATTGTAGCACCAAAAGATCCAAAAGTGTGGGATAAATTGGATGCACATAAATGGCTTTATTTTGTTAAAGTGAGACATCTCACTGTACAAGGAGGAGGAACAATAAATGGGATGGGCCAAAAATGGTGGGCTACTTCATGCAAGATTAACACAACCAATGTAATTTCAAGTTATTACTTTGGAGTTTTTCTTCGAAATTTTTGACGATGACTATTTTTcaactataaaattaaaaaatcgcTATTCACAAATCCCTTTTCCTTCACCATGAATGTCTAATGTGatacaattttctatttttttgcaGCCTTGTCGACATGCTCCAACCGTAGGTGCTATTTTCTCCAGtctcatatgtttttaagaGTTTAACTTCTATAAAATTAACAGTATATTACGTATACTTAATGAAAATACAGGCTATGAGTTTCCACAAATGCAACAACTTAAAAGTGAGGGACCTAAGGATGTTAAATAGTCAACAAATGCATATATCAATTTCGAATTGCATAAATGTTGAAGTATCACGTATGATAGTAGAAGCACCAGCTAAGAGCCCTAACACTGATGGAATTCATATAACCTCATCTATACGTGTTGCTATAAAAGATTGCACTATTCGGACAGGtatggaaaattaaattaaattatccacCTTTATCGAAGAGAGATATTTTACTCGTATGcatgatttaaatttaatcggTTTAAAATTCgattgattagattactatttATTAATAATGTCACAATTCTGAATATACGATTTGCCAGGAGACGATTGTATATCTATAGTCAACAATTCTTCAAGTATTCTAGTAAAAAATATTGCTTGTGGCCCTGGACATGGTATAAGGTACAACATTTAActatttgttttgtttataaTTGAGAATTAAGATCATACATAtactgtaaattttttttttaaaaacaattggCTTGATGGCTTGTATTGTTGTAGCATTGGAAGCTTGGGAAAATCAAATTCATGGTCTCAAGTGCACAATGTTTGTGTTGATGGAGCATATTTTTCCAATACAGAAAATGGTGTCAGGATTAAGACTTGGCAGGTAGGTAATCCTATAGTACTCGTTATCGATAATTAAAttgacttaatttttgaagCTAAATTTGATTTAGATCAATTCACTAAATACTTCAAAATGAAAgtttaaatattgaaatactATACGACAAATactgttaaagaatgacaaaaatctCACATCGATGGTTAATGAAATgcgtggactccttataaggctttgCCAATTCGTCTCCCTTTCAACTAGCTTTTGGGATGTGAGTTAGCCTAAAATTGAATTTCACGTGGTATCAAAGTAGGGTTcatctcacccgatgttggggctCTCAAAATCAAAGTTGCTCACGCCTAGTGCTTAGTATTAAAGAATGACCAAAGTCCCACATCGATGGTTAATGAGATAGGtgcctcctccctttgagctagcttttaggATAGGATCTGAGTTAAGCCTAAGATCTAATTCTAACCAATACTatctcatttcaatataataaaaaaagatactAGTCGAAATTCACATGTCACACAAACCATATAGCGTGAGTATTACTCTGTTGATCCTCTTACAAGTGATTGTCATGAATATTATCATTTAATTTTAGCTAATGCTTTAAATATTGGCAGGGAGGTAGAGGGTATGTGAGAAGGATTAGTTTTATGAATGTGTGGATGGAAAATGTATCAAATCCCATCATAATAGATCAATATTATTGCGATTCTCCATTCCCCTGCCCAAATCAGGTACGCGTCGAATACTTCAAAAGTGATACATTTACCTGACACGAATTACCACTAACATTTTGGTAACTACGTGAAAATTTGATATGCAGACTTCTGGTATTCATATTCACAGCGTATCCTTCATTGGAATTAGAGGAACTTCAGCAACAAAAAATGCAATTAAATTTGCCTGCAGTGATAGCTCCCCATGTAAAAAGCTATTTTTGAAAGATGTTCAACTTGTTTCATATTCGGGGCTCCCTACGGCATCGTTTTGCTGGAAGGCATATGGATCAACCTCAGGGCTAAACAATCCACCTTCTTGCTTCAACTTTGTGGAACagacaacaaaaaatttatCCAATTGGAGTGATCagtttatttgaattattttttataataatctCATAATTAATTTGATCAAGGCATAAATTAAGAGGTTTAGTTTAATTATTAAATCATGTATGCACATCATATCTAAGGCATGTAAATTTTTGTAGTACTTGATGAGATGAGAAGGTTATGAATAATCTATCCTTGAAATTAAGGATCTTGCAATTGTGGCCCAAAATTTTATTACATGTGTAAATTCGGATTAGTTCATAAATGGCCATTTGGAGTGGTTTTAATTTTTGGTCCggtttaataaatatttttaaattatttcaatttcaGAAACTTTAAGCTACGCAAAGTTTTTGTTACCCATTGAATATAAGttgtgaatataaattaattttgtttataaaaGAGAAATTCAGGACAATTCAATCACAAAGGTATATCTATTTAtaggtgaaaaaaaaataggacCAATGATTGATGGAGGAGAAAAAATCTTTGATAATTTACACAAATCTGCTAGTGTTAAGcgttaattacattatttttattattctttttttaaaaaaaaaataacaaaaactctTTAAAATTTGTGAATTTCGAACAGATTACGAGATATTCGAATACATAGGGGAGGAATATATCCGAGAGGGAAGAAATGTGTTAGAGAGGGGATGAATACGGATACATGGGAAGGGATACATTTGAGAGGAAAGGAATATATCAAAGAGGGGATATGATCCGAATACATAGGAGATGAATGTATTCAAGATAGATAGAGATGTATCAACAAGAGGAAAATGATACATCCGAGaggaaatttttgatttttttaaaataatagaaaatttagagattatactaaaataaaatgtatatgtaGGTAATTTTTCCAAACTTCTTCTCGATGGAAGTCATTTTTAAAGACCCGTTAATCGGGATTAGACAATTTAGATAGAACGCTTTTGGAGACACCGTTTGTCATTTTCTACTTAAATTGCATAgctgaattttgaattttccaaatttatctttgatttattgttcaaaataattgaattgttcAAAGCTTAAATgaatgtttgaatttttttccagCATTACCGTTTACTTCATTGacgttttaattttttcaggagatacattatattatatacaaaattatatttatgatttcacaaataacaaataatataatctaaattatatttttaaatatttttgaataagGGTATATTATCTCACAAATTGAGTTATACAAATTCTGTTCTCCAAGTCGGTAGAAACAAAAAGCCCTAGCTCAAAAGTTACAGTTAATTATCCCGCCGTTTCATTTTCAGCGCGATCAGTCCCTCCATTGCTCAGTTGACGAAATAATTTTGAGTTGCAGAGAGTTACAAGAGTTGAAATATGGAAGAGTTAGCAGAAGGAGTGAGCAACTTGAACCTGGTTGATTCTCAGAAGAAGAATCGGATTCAAGTATCTAATACTAAGAAACCTCTATTCTTCTACGTTAATCTATCCAAGGtacaaaaatcataatcaaaCTATTTTGTATGGTTTAATTTGTTAGATTTTTTCTATTATTGGATTTGATGTTTGAATTTATGGTTGTAGAGGTATATGCAGCAGTATAATGAAGTGGAGCTTTCAGCTTTGGGAATGGGTATTTCATCTCAACTCTATGtttcttttgttattcataTCCTAGTTTTACATGTTTGAACTTGTTTCTCTCCCCCAGgccttgtgggattacacttatcatgttgttgttgttgttatactGTTTAGCAGGTTGCACTCTTAGTTCGTTCTGTTTTCTACTTATCCTCCCGTTTTATGTGTTTGATTGGGTATTGTCTATATAAGTGGTGGttgaataattattattgttgttgtttttgaaaAGTTAGCTTGATAGAGCATGGAAAattttgtattctttttttGTGGCTGAGAAGGGTGGTGGCTTAGTGGTCAATGAATTGCATTGAGAATTGGCAAAAGCACTAGTTGATTTCTTCCGTTTCTACAAAATTAGCTTCTCActagtaaatatttaatatttctcCCTTCTCATTCAGCTTGAGATTGGTACAGTTGgttttacaattttaaaaagaacAACAATCTTAATCTAAAGTAACAATCATCAAATTAAGGAACAAATACAAGTACTTAATTCACtaaaaacaaataaggaaaaagatgaaaaaggaGAGACAAGAGTTCACACTGGAGGCTAGATGTTGGATAACAACAATTAGATCAACAATTAAAGTTAGAACCCTAacttttggagaaaaaaaattgagttaaacTTTTTGAATGTGATTAGAAATCAATAGTTAGATATTGTAGTTTCAGAGTacaatagaaataatattagactttttttaaaaataattttttgttttttttaaaaactttttttatataaaccCACCTATGTTTTTTAATCAATTGTTatcgattttttatttttttaaaaattaattacgaCACAAATACTATTTCCTTACCgatattctattttttaattatttttttttatataaacaaGCGTTTAGAAAGTAATCCATAAAATTGTGTGACTACCTAGATTCGAACCCACATTTCTCGCTGGGTGCTCAGCAACCACTTTGTGGGTTTGCAGTAAATAGATATATACATTgtacttaatatttaaatatgaatatacgGTGTATGGAAAAGCTAGTGGGTTCGGCCGAACCCCTCCTTCCGCTACAATAGCTCCACCTCTAATCTTATATCAATTATCAGGGTTACAGTTTTAAGAAAAAGTCTATATGTTTTGGGATTTATTAAACTCGAAAGCCTGAGTTAAGTTGGGAAGGTGGAGTGTTTAACTTTGCTTCCTCTTTTCCAAATAATGCTATTTCGAGATACTCCTGTTCTTCTCTAAGGTTTTGTAGCAAAAAGTCTGTTCAGCAGAGTTTTACTTCATTGCTCTCcgccttttttttttaatgactgATTGCCGCCTCTCCGGTTTAGACTTTCAGCCATTAAAGGGATAGTATTGATTTGTTAAATCAGATAAACACTGAATTCAGTGAATCTCTCTGTTACATCTTCTTATATCATTGTTAGTATTGGTTTTGAACTTTCAAGGTGTTCCCTTGTTGGTTGCTCTATGATTTAAGAATTGTGCTTGTCATAATCTCTGACTTCCAGTGAATTTCTCTTGGGGTCATTCGTCCTAATTTTACTCTATCCTTATACTTGATCTAAAAACTACTCATGATGGCCCAGTGCCTAAAAGTTCTTAACACGGTGCTGACACTCTGGTTCTGATGTGAATCTGCAGCGATTTCAACAGTTGTATCAATTGCTGAAATTCTAAAGAATAATGGGCTGGCCACTGAAAAAAGTAAGATTTCACATTAGATGCAAATTTACTTCAGTATTTACTATTCTATGTTCAAAGTTTACGATATAGACACGCATATTGATATTAATGTTGTCAAAGGTGCACTTAAGGAGCGCCTAAGCCCCGAAGCAAGGTGCAGAATGTTGAACACTTCTTTATGGGTGTTTCAGTATTGTCATAAAGGCTTTTAAGGCATaccttttttttgaaaatgagcACTATTCTGAAGACGCGTAGTAAgcaatttatatttcattttattgtaaaaagaaaattcaatttctttgtCCAAGTATTTTTGTTCCTGcatataattgtatttttgtatttctttatccATTTTCACCTTTCTTCATTAAATTCCACACTTTATTTGTGTTTCGCGCTTAAAGCCCAAACTGACCTGAGTGCTCTTTTGATTACACCGACTGATATCTGTTCTTTGAAACCTAAATGCAGAAATCATGACTTCTACGGTTGATGTAAATGAAGACATGAGGGGAAGACCTATTCAGAAAGCTAAGGTATGTGTTTGCACATGTGTGGGGATGTTTATTTTGGTTGGGCATTGTGAAATCAATTATGTTGTCTCTGTGGGTGTGTCTGTCAATGGGGGATATTCTGTTTAGATTATTTGTTAATGTCGGTTATGTTTGGCTTTGGGGAAAAAGTGACTCATCCCATACCAAAATTTTGCCTTGATTGTTATCTTTCCCTTAGTAGAACAGAAAGTAGCATCATATAGACGTTACAAATAATCCATCTTCGAACATTAGCAAATGCCTATACCATCTTCACTTAAATTCTTCAAAGTTGTACAACGAATACAATAAATATGTTCTTGGCTATCGGTGTTGCCACTTATTTCTACCTCTTGTTGAAATATGTTAACATTGTGGATGCTTCTTTTTCAGATTGAAATCGTACTGGGTAAGACGGTGAACTTTGATGAGTTGATGCTCGCTGGGCAAAAGGATGGGAACAATATTCAGGAACAGAGTTGAATTAATATATTGTAGTTAATGTTCTCAGATTCTGTCCGTTGTAATTTAGAAGCAAATTTACCTTCGTCCCCTATATTATCCTTTTTTGTTCTGTACAGGTTTTCTTTGTCTAAAGTTCTTCTCTCCCTCTCTTTTGCCTCCAAGATACAATTGACCCTCTTCTTTTTGTGTCTAAACTGAATTTTACATTGTCTATTTTGAGTCGTTACACCAGTTCAAAATTTCCTGTTAAGTTTTACATGTTCAATGTTAACTGTGTTGGAAAAGAAAGTAGATCTATGTTCCCTGCTGCTCCACTTGTCTATATTTCAATTGTATGTAATGTAATACTTAGACGCAGATGATATGGGTGTGTAACCAATTTGGAATAGTTCCAGAGATGATCCTAATGTTATTTCTGTCTTATTTTGTATGCCTG
Proteins encoded in this window:
- the LOC107021262 gene encoding trafficking protein particle complex subunit 2 translates to MASTACFMIVSRNDIPIYEAEVGTAPKKEDAAHQHQFILHAALDIVQDLAWTTSAMFLKSIDRFNDLVVSVYVTAGHTRLMLLHDSRNDDGIKSFFQEVHELYIKILLNPLYLPGSRITSSHFDTKVRALARKYL
- the LOC107021208 gene encoding probable polygalacturonase At1g80170; amino-acid sequence: MRFYNVSIFASLLYNTIFSFLLFVNVNSFDSFIQFPTLEDSRGKSVSLIYVNEFGAKGDGITDDTKIFQHVWKRACASFLRPKIIIPIGYSFLVQPIDFVGPCRSKISLIIEGSIVAPKDPKVWDKLDAHKWLYFVKVRHLTVQGGGTINGMGQKWWATSCKINTTNPCRHAPTAMSFHKCNNLKVRDLRMLNSQQMHISISNCINVEVSRMIVEAPAKSPNTDGIHITSSIRVAIKDCTIRTGDDCISIVNNSSSILVKNIACGPGHGISIGSLGKSNSWSQVHNVCVDGAYFSNTENGVRIKTWQGGRGYVRRISFMNVWMENVSNPIIIDQYYCDSPFPCPNQTSGIHIHSVSFIGIRGTSATKNAIKFACSDSSPCKKLFLKDVQLVSYSGLPTASFCWKAYGSTSGLNNPPSCFNFVEQTTKNLSNWSDQFI
- the LOC107021627 gene encoding uncharacterized protein At2g34160-like, giving the protein MEELAEGVSNLNLVDSQKKNRIQVSNTKKPLFFYVNLSKRYMQQYNEVELSALGMAISTVVSIAEILKNNGLATEKKIMTSTVDVNEDMRGRPIQKAKIEIVLGKTVNFDELMLAGQKDGNNIQEQS